One segment of Rhodopirellula baltica SH 1 DNA contains the following:
- a CDS encoding bifunctional proline dehydrogenase/L-glutamate gamma-semialdehyde dehydrogenase translates to MSSIFVSAESLVKDLVLNQPDSTLSSTWKGFDPEQDAAAAIEMAADLLRESRALQTPQERRQQSELDRMIGHDADKATLVEMTDQAFRTHTPARVADQMTHLLDLQGIPRFFSPVEQAMLKGFQSFGEYLPGVAVPLVKEKMRRETANVILPAEPDLLTPHLASRQRHGVAMNVNLLGEALLGDDETRKRMQSFYELLRMPEVRCISVKLTTLYSQVSPLAREHTIRMVADRLERLYRNANHMDDGSKAKDKFVYLDMEEYSDLYLTADVLRETLERGDLDSVQAGIALQAYVPDSCLVMRDLIEWSTKRVAGGGAPLTIRLVKGANLEMERVHASVGGWPLAPYTNKHDTDANFKRMLRELISAAADGNIRVGVASHNLFDVALAMIWTQRSGASDSVQFEMLEGMANHQRRALTERDAAMLLYAPACKKSDFLHAITYLIRRLDENTGAENFLRHAYRLQPDSPDFELLAGRFKDALMDCETVSVQPRRTQNRYQTPVQPPAAEHWTQFVNEPDTDWSLPHNSKWAQETLDRWKPLCDEQATRVTPVLVGLPDVDSLDGDDRVSAEWFTTDDVSRPGVVTCRYKNATSPAVESAVRASSESTWAADLSVDERYSVLRSVAQLARERRGDWIGSMVAGAGKTVAEADPEVSEAIDFLEFYPLTMKAWDECAGIQCEPRGVVAVITPWNFPLAIACGGIAAAIAAGNPVVVKPSMQTLLPAWLMCQAFWDAGVPRDALQFVICDDEVAEEQLVKNPIVDTVILTGGTSTAKRMLDVRPDLHLLAETGGKNVTIVTAMADRDLAIKHVLHSAFGHSGQKCSATSLLLLENEVFDDPEFREILADAVRSLPVGSAWDLHTRVTPLVDPPTDKLRRGLQELEGGESWLVMSEHVDGNPTLYRPGVKWDVQPGSFTHTTELFGPVMGVMRFGRLEEAIEIVRSTGYGLTSGLESLDDREIKLWRESIPAGNLYINRPTTGAIVLRQPFGGVGLSAYGPGIKAGGPNYVLALSKVTHASDWTPPTDEVEASHDQLDRMRDWIERGRYSDEMLGDGQKFRIERAITSQEIANATDFALEHDTYRLTGQDNIRRYRSVDGMTIRIEKDDDIVDAIVAISAAVCVGTQFTLSLSPELDRSKSAMLETTADWLPGLIDPIEESVEQLIERIEGGGVSRMRTLTHAKESIRRACGRRFITVIDEPVVDHGRIECLRYLNEQSISHDYHRYGNLGRRSAKLSQPTDAE, encoded by the coding sequence GTGTCCTCGATCTTCGTTTCCGCAGAATCTCTTGTGAAGGATCTTGTCTTGAATCAGCCCGACTCAACCTTGTCGTCAACATGGAAGGGGTTTGACCCCGAGCAAGATGCCGCTGCCGCGATTGAGATGGCGGCTGATCTTTTGCGAGAGTCGCGTGCATTGCAGACACCCCAGGAACGTCGCCAGCAATCGGAACTGGACCGAATGATCGGCCACGATGCCGACAAGGCGACTTTGGTCGAGATGACCGACCAAGCGTTTCGCACACACACGCCGGCCCGTGTGGCGGACCAGATGACCCACTTGTTGGATCTGCAAGGTATTCCGCGATTCTTCAGTCCGGTCGAACAGGCCATGCTGAAAGGGTTCCAATCCTTTGGCGAGTATCTGCCCGGCGTGGCGGTGCCGTTGGTCAAAGAAAAGATGCGCCGTGAAACGGCCAATGTGATTTTGCCAGCAGAACCGGATCTATTGACTCCGCACTTGGCATCTCGCCAGCGTCACGGCGTGGCGATGAATGTGAACCTGCTCGGCGAAGCGTTGCTGGGTGACGACGAAACGCGAAAGCGGATGCAGTCGTTCTACGAATTGCTTCGCATGCCCGAGGTGCGTTGCATCTCGGTCAAACTCACCACGCTCTACAGCCAAGTGTCTCCGCTGGCACGAGAACACACGATTCGCATGGTCGCCGATCGCTTGGAACGTTTGTATCGCAACGCCAACCACATGGACGATGGTTCCAAGGCCAAAGACAAGTTCGTGTACTTGGACATGGAAGAGTACAGCGATTTGTATCTGACCGCGGACGTGCTTCGCGAGACATTGGAACGCGGCGATCTGGATTCCGTTCAAGCTGGGATCGCGTTGCAAGCCTACGTGCCAGATTCTTGTTTAGTCATGCGAGACCTGATTGAGTGGTCGACGAAGCGAGTCGCCGGTGGCGGTGCTCCGTTGACGATCCGTTTGGTCAAAGGTGCCAACCTCGAAATGGAACGAGTGCATGCTTCCGTTGGTGGATGGCCGCTGGCTCCGTACACGAACAAGCACGATACGGATGCGAACTTCAAACGCATGCTCAGGGAGCTGATCAGTGCTGCTGCGGATGGGAACATTCGCGTTGGTGTCGCTTCGCACAACTTGTTTGATGTGGCGCTGGCGATGATTTGGACTCAGCGATCAGGAGCCTCGGATTCGGTCCAGTTCGAAATGCTGGAGGGCATGGCCAATCATCAACGCCGGGCGTTGACGGAACGAGACGCGGCGATGTTGTTGTACGCTCCAGCTTGCAAAAAATCAGATTTCTTGCATGCGATCACGTATTTGATTCGCCGCTTGGATGAAAACACCGGCGCCGAGAACTTCCTGCGTCATGCGTATCGATTGCAGCCGGACTCACCCGACTTTGAATTGTTGGCGGGACGGTTCAAGGACGCGTTGATGGATTGCGAAACGGTTTCCGTGCAGCCTCGACGAACCCAGAATCGATACCAGACTCCCGTGCAGCCACCCGCGGCGGAGCATTGGACGCAGTTCGTGAATGAACCCGATACCGATTGGTCGCTGCCTCATAATTCGAAATGGGCACAAGAAACATTAGATCGTTGGAAGCCACTTTGTGACGAGCAGGCAACTCGTGTGACGCCGGTGCTGGTTGGTTTACCCGACGTGGATTCGCTGGACGGAGACGATCGCGTTTCAGCGGAATGGTTCACCACCGACGATGTCTCGCGTCCCGGCGTCGTGACTTGTCGTTACAAGAATGCAACTTCGCCCGCAGTTGAATCCGCCGTCAGAGCATCCAGCGAATCGACCTGGGCGGCGGATCTATCTGTTGATGAGCGTTATTCAGTCCTACGTTCAGTCGCGCAATTGGCTCGCGAAAGACGTGGGGATTGGATCGGAAGCATGGTGGCCGGTGCTGGAAAAACGGTGGCTGAGGCGGACCCTGAGGTTAGCGAAGCGATTGACTTCCTGGAGTTCTACCCGCTGACGATGAAAGCTTGGGACGAATGTGCAGGCATCCAGTGTGAGCCACGCGGAGTCGTTGCTGTGATCACGCCTTGGAACTTCCCATTGGCGATCGCATGTGGCGGAATCGCTGCCGCGATCGCAGCGGGAAACCCCGTGGTTGTGAAACCATCGATGCAAACTTTGTTGCCGGCGTGGCTGATGTGCCAGGCATTCTGGGACGCGGGCGTTCCTCGCGACGCATTGCAATTTGTGATTTGTGATGATGAGGTCGCTGAGGAGCAGTTGGTCAAGAATCCGATCGTGGACACGGTCATCCTGACCGGTGGCACATCGACCGCGAAACGCATGTTGGATGTTCGCCCCGATTTGCACTTGTTGGCGGAAACGGGTGGCAAGAATGTCACGATCGTGACCGCGATGGCGGATCGCGACTTGGCGATCAAGCACGTGTTGCACTCGGCGTTTGGTCATAGCGGACAAAAATGCAGTGCCACGTCGCTGTTGTTGCTCGAAAACGAAGTGTTCGACGATCCGGAATTCCGAGAAATCTTGGCCGACGCGGTTCGAAGTCTGCCGGTTGGTTCCGCCTGGGATTTGCACACGCGCGTGACCCCGTTGGTCGATCCGCCAACCGACAAACTGCGACGTGGTTTGCAGGAACTCGAGGGTGGTGAATCTTGGTTGGTGATGTCCGAGCATGTCGATGGCAACCCAACGTTGTACCGGCCGGGCGTCAAATGGGACGTGCAACCGGGCAGCTTCACTCACACGACCGAGTTGTTTGGACCGGTGATGGGTGTGATGCGATTTGGTCGACTGGAAGAAGCGATCGAAATCGTGCGTTCGACCGGTTATGGGTTGACCAGCGGACTGGAGAGTTTGGACGATCGAGAAATCAAATTGTGGCGAGAATCCATTCCTGCTGGCAACCTCTACATCAATCGTCCAACGACCGGCGCGATCGTGTTGCGGCAACCGTTTGGCGGAGTCGGTCTGTCCGCCTACGGTCCCGGTATCAAAGCCGGCGGTCCAAATTATGTGCTTGCCCTTTCCAAGGTCACACATGCCAGCGATTGGACACCACCGACGGACGAAGTCGAAGCTTCGCACGACCAGCTCGATCGGATGCGGGATTGGATCGAGCGTGGTCGCTATTCCGACGAGATGTTGGGCGATGGTCAGAAGTTCCGAATCGAACGAGCGATCACGTCGCAAGAAATCGCCAATGCAACTGATTTCGCGTTGGAACACGACACCTATCGATTGACCGGCCAAGACAATATTCGTCGTTATCGATCCGTCGATGGCATGACGATTCGAATCGAGAAGGACGACGACATTGTGGATGCGATCGTGGCGATCTCGGCGGCGGTTTGCGTGGGCACCCAGTTCACGCTTTCGCTGTCACCTGAGCTGGATCGGTCGAAGTCGGCGATGCTGGAAACCACCGCCGATTGGTTGCCCGGATTGATTGATCCCATCGAAGAATCCGTGGAGCAGTTGATCGAGCGAATCGAAGGCGGTGGTGTTAGCCGAATGCGTACGCTGACCCACGCGAAAGAATCGATTCGTCGAGCTTGCGGACGCCGCTTCATCACGGTGATTGATGAACCAGTGGTGGATCACGGACGCATTGAATGCTTGCGATACCTGAACGAGCAATCGATCTCGCATGATTATCACCGCTATGGCAACCTTGGACGTCGATCAGCCAAGTTGTCACAGCCAACTGATGCTGAGTGA
- a CDS encoding acyl-CoA thioesterase, which produces MAFRRDPKTPAMTTDLPQHVFRLRVRYDECDPMGLVHHSNYLRYFEIGRTEFLRSSGGRYREVEEAGLYVVVVHIDCRYRASARYDDEIDIVTRIAKITAAKIIHEYEIRRGDEVLVQATVTLAVIDKTGRLQRVPEALLT; this is translated from the coding sequence ATGGCATTCCGCCGCGACCCAAAGACGCCTGCAATGACGACTGATTTGCCGCAACATGTGTTCCGTTTACGAGTTCGCTACGACGAATGTGATCCGATGGGACTGGTTCATCATTCAAATTACTTGCGATATTTCGAAATCGGACGGACCGAATTCCTTCGATCGTCGGGGGGCCGGTACCGTGAAGTGGAAGAAGCGGGGCTGTATGTCGTGGTGGTCCACATCGATTGTCGCTATCGTGCCTCCGCACGTTATGATGATGAAATTGATATCGTGACGAGAATCGCCAAAATCACTGCGGCCAAAATCATCCATGAATATGAGATTCGCCGCGGAGACGAGGTGCTCGTGCAAGCGACCGTGACCTTGGCGGTGATAGATAAGACCGGTCGATTGCAACGTGTTCCCGAAGCATTGTTGACGTAA
- the rsmH gene encoding 16S rRNA (cytosine(1402)-N(4))-methyltransferase RsmH: MTASQPLDQADQDSESSSAGSSAAETEHVSVMPNEIVQWVREINPTTIIDGTYGGGGHTRLLAEVLADAGSDSDTPRVIAIDRDPAVVRRDEQKSWIKDDPRIELFLGSYESSPKALDALDLTHADALVLDLGLSSDQLADRNRGFTFTIDDAELDLRFDPENGVPAHRWLQQHSEKEIADAIYRFGEERFSRRIAKQIFLRARERNPVTKVGELVEICRRCVPRSRNHDIHPATRTFQALRIAVNDELGGLTRTLQSAPDWIAPGGRVAVISFHSLEDRIVKNAFREDHRWEILTKKPLRPTDEEVQANPRSRSAKLRVAKRVE, translated from the coding sequence GTGACGGCGTCGCAACCACTGGACCAAGCCGACCAAGACTCTGAATCATCCTCCGCAGGTTCATCCGCCGCGGAGACAGAGCACGTCAGCGTGATGCCAAATGAGATCGTGCAATGGGTTCGAGAAATCAACCCGACCACGATCATCGACGGCACCTACGGTGGCGGTGGGCACACGCGTTTGTTGGCCGAGGTTTTGGCCGACGCGGGTTCCGACTCAGACACCCCACGTGTGATTGCGATTGATCGTGATCCCGCTGTTGTTCGTCGGGATGAACAAAAGTCTTGGATCAAAGATGATCCGCGAATCGAGCTGTTCCTGGGCAGCTACGAAAGCTCGCCCAAGGCACTCGATGCGTTGGACCTGACGCACGCGGATGCGTTGGTACTGGACCTCGGTCTATCCAGTGATCAACTTGCCGACCGGAATCGCGGCTTCACATTCACAATTGATGACGCGGAATTGGACCTTCGTTTCGATCCAGAAAACGGAGTACCAGCGCACCGCTGGCTGCAACAACACAGCGAAAAAGAAATCGCCGACGCAATCTATCGATTCGGTGAAGAACGATTCAGCCGACGCATTGCCAAGCAGATTTTCTTGCGGGCTCGTGAACGCAATCCGGTGACCAAGGTGGGTGAACTGGTGGAGATCTGTCGCCGCTGTGTGCCTCGTTCACGCAACCATGACATTCATCCCGCGACGCGAACGTTCCAGGCGCTGAGGATCGCGGTCAATGATGAGCTCGGCGGATTGACCCGCACGTTGCAGTCGGCTCCCGACTGGATCGCCCCCGGTGGTCGAGTCGCGGTGATCAGCTTTCACTCCTTGGAAGACCGCATCGTCAAAAATGCTTTCCGTGAGGATCACCGATGGGAAATCCTGACGAAGAAACCGCTGCGTCCCACCGACGAAGAGGTCCAAGCGAATCCTCGCAGCCGCAGCGCGAAACTACGCGTCGCCAAACGAGTGGAGTGA
- a CDS encoding sugar phosphate isomerase/epimerase family protein yields the protein MRPDQPTRSLSNRRQFLRRIGVTSAVGYAAYLAHQVSPSPLSVNGLPGQGRALWAEELSESKTETSTGYLKQSLKAGMIRAGKSDAANPWIERFRIAKDAGFEGVEPNTSPGMDVEAMVAASAETGLTIDGTVGGYHWGTTHTSSDAATRKKAQQLLEESLQQTADLGANTFLIVPGHGKDGTAEEVRQRAFEALDRAVPLAEKLGVKILIENVWNHFLYDHGGDEKQSAQPLADFVDSFNTSSIGVQFDLGNHWKYGDVAEWVKTLGHRIGKLDIKGFSREQGRFTDVTEGDIDWASVRKALAEIKFEGWVAAEVGGGDAERLKKIHGQIETALHCSKSLSQIKAETA from the coding sequence ATGCGTCCTGACCAACCTACCCGATCGCTCAGCAACCGCCGCCAATTCCTTCGCCGCATCGGAGTCACATCCGCCGTCGGCTACGCCGCCTACTTGGCTCATCAAGTGAGTCCATCACCACTGAGCGTCAACGGTTTGCCGGGGCAGGGCAGGGCACTTTGGGCCGAAGAACTCAGCGAATCCAAGACGGAAACCAGCACTGGTTATCTCAAGCAATCATTGAAAGCCGGCATGATTCGGGCCGGGAAATCCGACGCAGCCAACCCTTGGATCGAACGGTTTCGAATTGCCAAGGATGCCGGCTTTGAAGGAGTCGAACCCAACACGTCACCCGGTATGGATGTCGAAGCGATGGTCGCCGCCTCGGCGGAAACCGGTTTGACGATTGACGGAACCGTCGGCGGCTATCACTGGGGTACAACGCACACCAGCTCCGATGCAGCGACTCGCAAGAAAGCACAGCAATTGCTCGAGGAGTCGCTGCAACAAACCGCCGACTTGGGCGCCAACACGTTCCTGATCGTTCCCGGCCACGGCAAAGACGGCACGGCCGAAGAAGTCCGCCAACGAGCTTTCGAAGCTCTTGATCGCGCCGTTCCCCTGGCCGAGAAGCTTGGCGTCAAAATCTTGATCGAGAACGTTTGGAATCACTTCCTCTACGACCACGGTGGGGACGAAAAGCAATCGGCTCAACCACTGGCAGACTTCGTTGACTCGTTCAACACATCGTCGATTGGCGTCCAATTCGATCTTGGCAACCACTGGAAGTACGGCGATGTGGCCGAGTGGGTGAAGACATTGGGGCATCGCATCGGAAAGCTTGACATCAAGGGATTCTCGCGCGAACAGGGACGCTTCACCGACGTCACCGAAGGTGACATCGATTGGGCGAGCGTCCGAAAGGCACTCGCTGAGATTAAGTTCGAAGGCTGGGTCGCGGCGGAAGTCGGTGGCGGCGATGCTGAACGACTGAAGAAGATTCACGGCCAAATTGAAACCGCGTTGCACTGCTCAAAATCGCTTTCACAAATCAAGGCGGAGACCGCGTGA
- a CDS encoding ATP-binding protein, producing MASLFVIRGRDQGKHFQLAPTVTRLGRESSNNVQLLDNEASRSHAEIRGDGTGRRYELVDLGSSNGTLVNNRKITRHVLTSGDRVEIGSTLLIFTGTGNVSALDAAHGVDIVRQVRGGDASNIVSSLSREGVVSPYTPGGSSSNGPSTDKPATSPTTLPPPIPPPVENPPTPSEDERVDSSASGSDPPGQFHGPPVIGRLDADRSLEVMYLTAIAVGRTDDLDEVLDRVLKLVFDWVEADRGCIMLRDPESKRLTPAARCDRESATGGTKQNPSSKPQDRIQISHTILDYVLQHKQGVRTNDALDDERFDSAASIVQGGVREALCVPLQGRYEIVGMLYVDTYTTPGELVRKGGATRFHDEHLRLITAVGHQAALAIEDTFYYSALLQGERLAAMGQTIATLSHHIKNILQGVRGGSYLIESGLQKDDTDAIRRGWSIVDRNQERISNLVLDMLTFSKEREPDLQEGNLNEVVSDVVELMQSRAGQSEIELVSDLDATLPIATFDSEAIHRAVLNLVTNAIDAATKTVLVKTFYDAAQGWIVDVEDDGEGVPEEDREQIFSLFESKKGARGTGLGLPVSAKVLREHGGTLTVDDAASGGARFRMILPATGTDINELSRSETQA from the coding sequence ATGGCTTCGTTGTTCGTCATTCGAGGACGTGACCAAGGAAAACACTTCCAGCTCGCACCGACGGTCACGCGACTGGGACGTGAATCCAGCAACAATGTGCAGTTACTCGACAACGAGGCTTCGCGAAGCCACGCCGAAATTCGCGGTGACGGGACGGGGCGTCGTTACGAACTGGTCGACCTGGGCAGCAGTAACGGCACACTCGTCAACAATCGCAAGATCACACGGCACGTACTGACTAGCGGCGACCGAGTGGAGATCGGTTCGACGCTGCTAATTTTTACCGGCACCGGCAACGTGTCGGCTCTCGATGCGGCTCACGGCGTCGACATCGTCCGGCAAGTCCGCGGGGGCGATGCCAGCAACATTGTTTCTTCGTTGTCCCGCGAAGGCGTCGTCTCGCCATACACACCGGGTGGCTCTTCATCCAACGGCCCATCAACCGATAAACCCGCGACCTCGCCGACGACTCTGCCGCCACCAATCCCGCCACCTGTCGAAAATCCTCCGACGCCATCTGAGGACGAAAGAGTCGATTCCTCGGCTTCGGGTTCTGATCCACCTGGTCAGTTCCACGGACCGCCTGTCATCGGTCGACTCGATGCAGACCGTTCACTGGAAGTCATGTACTTGACCGCGATCGCGGTGGGACGGACCGACGACTTGGATGAGGTGCTGGACCGTGTTCTCAAGTTAGTTTTTGACTGGGTCGAAGCCGATCGCGGATGCATCATGCTTCGCGACCCGGAATCCAAGCGACTGACCCCGGCCGCTCGCTGCGATCGCGAATCAGCGACCGGTGGAACAAAACAAAACCCTTCATCCAAACCACAAGACCGTATCCAAATCAGCCATACGATTTTGGATTACGTTCTGCAACACAAACAGGGCGTTCGCACAAACGACGCGCTCGATGACGAACGATTCGATTCCGCCGCTTCGATTGTTCAAGGCGGCGTTCGCGAAGCCCTTTGCGTTCCTTTGCAGGGCAGATACGAAATCGTCGGCATGTTATATGTCGACACTTACACCACACCAGGAGAACTGGTCCGCAAGGGCGGTGCGACGCGATTCCATGACGAACACCTACGGCTGATCACCGCCGTTGGGCACCAAGCCGCACTCGCGATCGAAGACACGTTCTATTACTCAGCACTCCTGCAAGGCGAACGACTGGCCGCGATGGGCCAAACGATCGCTACGCTTTCACATCACATCAAAAACATCCTTCAAGGCGTTCGAGGCGGCAGCTATCTGATCGAATCAGGTCTGCAAAAAGACGACACCGATGCGATCCGCCGGGGATGGTCCATCGTTGATCGCAACCAAGAACGAATCAGCAATCTCGTGCTCGACATGCTGACGTTCTCAAAGGAACGCGAACCGGATCTGCAGGAAGGCAATCTGAACGAAGTTGTCAGCGACGTGGTCGAACTCATGCAGAGCAGGGCAGGGCAGAGCGAGATTGAACTGGTTTCCGACCTGGATGCCACATTGCCAATCGCCACCTTTGATAGCGAAGCGATTCACCGCGCCGTTCTGAACTTGGTCACCAATGCAATCGATGCCGCCACGAAAACAGTTTTGGTCAAAACGTTTTACGATGCGGCTCAAGGCTGGATCGTCGATGTGGAAGACGATGGCGAAGGTGTTCCCGAAGAAGACCGTGAGCAAATCTTCTCGCTCTTTGAGTCCAAGAAAGGTGCACGAGGCACGGGCCTGGGTTTGCCCGTCAGCGCAAAAGTGCTGCGTGAACACGGAGGCACATTGACCGTCGACGATGCGGCAAGTGGAGGAGCCCGTTTCCGAATGATCTTGCCGGCCACCGGCACCGATATCAACGAACTCTCACGCAGCGAAACCCAAGCGTAG